Genomic window (Acropora muricata isolate sample 2 chromosome 11, ASM3666990v1, whole genome shotgun sequence):
GAGTTGGATGAAAGGAAGTCATTGAGctattagaaaatgcaacaccagggagcataaagaaagctaCAAAGTATggtgtgaaaatatttcaagctaaaaacgtgaaaatctttttttGACAATTAAGGCATCTGAGTTGGTGAAagtaaaacaatgcaagttgagacaatattatctgtacattgtaacatccggtttcttctcacaaaataaagttgagAAGATTTGACTactatcttgggggcgtttttaataaaacaattattattccactcacgcttgttggatatgagatgattatagccaactcggcgctactcACCTcattggctatctatcatctcatatccaacgtgcgCTCGTGGAGTAATTATAAATTGATATTCATGTATGTGGATGAAATCTAATCAGGCAGCAAGCAAACCATGCAGTTTTATTGGGTTActctattatttttattttgtggttcTTTAGACGAGATAAGCTGTGGATTGCAATGGAGTTCTGTGGAGGTGGATCTGTACAGGATATTTATTGTGGTTAGTTTCTGTTCCTGTCACTCAGAACTTTGGAAATAGACCTTGTATTTatcaaatattatttttttgaagcCTAGGCTGGATGTCTGGATTTATTCAAACAGAAAGTTTTACTGAACAAGTTGAGAATAGTTTTAATTTCTGACCTCCAGTTATCTAGCATTTGTCTTGCAACTTATTAACCCTATTACAACTTATTAATGGGATACAAAAGCCAGCTTTATGCAATTAAAGGTCATTTTAATTCTATTATAAATAATTAGTCAATGGTTTAAAAATAAAGCTTCCTCAACACTTCagttattgttaattattttttatttgtactaAGTTTGATTTGTTTGcgcaaattgaaaaaacaaagaattcaGCCACTGAAAATGTGTAATTTTGAAGCAATCTGACAACGACCAACAACAAATAGCTGTTCATCTCACGCAGGTGGTCATTAAGTCACTTTTGGGAGAAATTTAAGCTCAAAACTGTTACACAATATGCTAGACAAGAGTTGTAAAGTAATAAAAAACCCTGTATCTGTTGTTGATGATGATCTAAAGCCTTCTGTCTTTTACAGTTACTGGACCATGTTCTGAATCTCAGATTTCCTTTATTTGTGTTGAAACACTCAAGGTACATTAATGAAGGATTTACAGTAGTTTTACTGTAGTTTGTGAATTAGAAACAGTGATGCCCCATCAGTGAGGAAGTGAGACACATACCAGTAATTATGACAAGGGCCAAAAAAGCATCTGCACAGGAAAATTGCAAGAGTCCTTAACTCTATTAAAATTGTaacacttgaaatgtcagctttgtaatGTTGTGGCGGTCCTTTTTGATTTGACCCTTTTCAACTCTTTGTGAACCAAATTAAATGTATTTGAAGCCGGTTGCAACAATAAGTATACAACAGCACTATTTAAGCTTGTTTGTGAATAATCAAGGATCAAATGAGAAATTGATTGTAATTTGCCAACAATTTAAAGTTCGTTTGATGTATGTATTAAGACTTAATGTAAGTAGTCTTTAGAAATATGATTTATTGTTTTACCTTAGTACTTAGTGCCATGAAAGGTAGTAATATGAATTCAATGTCAATTTTTTGGTTCATTATTACAACTTTTAATATTTATAGGGTCTTGCATATCTTCATGAAAAAAGTTTGATGCATAGGGACATCAAGGTACATTGAGTTTAATATTATGAAACTGGGGTCAATAGTAAAGAGTCTTTGTACACATTGTCATTAACCAAGCCCTTGTTTTCATCAGGGACAGGAGTATGAGTGAGTGGTAAACATGAAATGTTTTAGCAGAAATGACTAAAAAGTTGATATAAGGTTTGAGTTGATTCCTGCGGTGGAATTATGGTGCAACACGGCTTACtatggccacccaacaaacttTCACAAGCGACAACTACTTGTCAATGCGTCAAATCAACAACCCATCCAACAGTGTTCGACTTACAACTTTGCAAGGAGATGTGATTTTCAATCAATTTGCATATCCTTATTGATGGATAATTTGTAAAAAACTTTGATAGGTGATCATGGTAAGGCACATCACACTGTAAATTGGATTGAAAATCAAGTTTATGTAAATTTGATTAATAAGTTTGCTGCTGTAGATCACATAAATGCCACAAACTAGGGGAAAATGTTGAGTGGACAGTAGGTCCAGTAATTCCAAATTAAATTTACAGTTTGATTTGTGATAATCTTTGGGTGTTGTGTTTTAATTTCACCAGGGTGCAAATATCCTGCTTACCACCCAGGGAAACATCAAGCTTGGTTAGTTGATGTGAATCTTAGATACCCAGAATTGACTTAAGGTGTTGTTCAAAGTGATGTCAAATGCTTAAtgtgtttttttgtgtttttttttatattttttcacgACAATAATAGATTGTCAATTTGAATTTGGGCTTGGAATCAAAATGAACTCAGTAACTAAGAAATAGCTGCTCACACATCTCCACCTTCAAATTGTTGTTAATTCCTTTGCTATATCCACAGCTGACTTTGGCATAGCTGCAAGAATCTCAGACACCTTGGCTAAACGGAAATCATTTATTGGGACTCCCTACTGGTAAGATGGTGTGTTAATGTTCTTTGACTCTATGTGAAAACTAACTGGATTATTTTCTTAAAAGGATGGCACCAGAAATGGCAGCAGTGGAAAGAACTGGAGGATATGACTTAAAGGTTTGTTTTAACATAACTCGGCACAATAACTGCAGCTTTTGAATATTATTGTAAGCAGCAAATCTTGTTAAATGTTTTGTAGTAAAATACCCACAACAAATAAGATGCACAGGACTTAAAGATGTCCAGATGATTCTTCACTTTTATGAAATCAACTCATATGGTCAGGAATAGCAGCAACAAATTATTCTCCTCTGTCGCAGAACTTTACATAGTAAGAGCGCATTTAGGTTTGGTTTGAACATACTCAATCAGATAACATTGACACATTGTACACTCCCTGTTTTGTGTAGTGTGATATCTGGGCAGTTGGTATAACAGCCATTGAATTAGCAGAGCTGCAACCTCCCATGTTTGATTTACATCCTATGAGGTAAGTTTTATAGTCAAGGACGTCTTAGAAAAACACGGAAACTATTGATGCAAAAATGTATTGTGATGATTAGAATGAATTAAGAGCTCAGCCATTGCTTTCATAGCTTGTACGAGCCATTTTTCAATAGCATTACCTTTTAGTGAGTGAGCTTAAGCCAACAGTGTTAACAAAGGAATTTTTGCCAATGTTATAAATCTTGAGAACATGCCttacagttttatttcttcttaTAGGGCACTATACAACATAGGAAAAAGAAGTTTTGTACCTCcaacattaaaagaaaaagaaaaatggtaaGATATTTTAACTTATGAAACATTGTGTCATTATAATGGCTACACTTTTGAAGGAGTTATTTAAGAAACAGTATCAATAATCAAAATCTTTGTGATTGTGTTTTAGGTCAATGGAATTTCATAACTTCGTTAAAGCTGCCCTCACAAAAAATCCAAAGAAAAGACCTTCTGCTGATAAAATGTTAACGGTACATTAGTGATCTGTTGTAATTTACTGGATTATTTACACCTGCTCTAGGGAACAGCAGATAATGTGTATGTATAATTATAcataacattttttcttttagctaCCATTTTGTTGCCATAGCTTAACACGGGCAGTGACACAAGATCTGTTAGATGCTTATAAGGCCAAGTCTGGTAAGAAAACAAATAATCTTGGACAAGGTGAAGATGAAGATTCTGATGATGCTATGATTGATGAGGTAATGTTACATTGTGACCTTTCTTTTCACTTAGTGTTTTGCGCTTTTATGTGTAATATATTCGGTACCATTTCACTTGCCAAATTAAGTTCTATTCTTCAATTAGCCCTTTGCATGAGTTGATCACATGCTTAGATACCACTTGCCAACAGTGTGCTGTATGGCAAGCCATACAGGCATTGCACTGCTCAACAAAGCTTTGACAGTGATTACGCATCACCCTCATGCATAATTGCCACAAGCTAATCTTTACTTTGAATAACTGTCTAAAGTGAGGaggtaaatttattttttcattcttgGTGTAATATTCTGATCACATCCAGAACATCTAAAATACTAAATTTATTCCTCATACAGTGAACAGAGTATTAATCAAAGACCTGAGATCAAACAATTCCACTCAGAAGCTAGCATTTTAAGAGCAAGGTGTAATCACGATCAAAGCTTTGCTGAGTAGCCCAATGCATGGTTGGCTTGCCATCCAGTAGACTGTTGCCAAGTGGTATCCAAGCATGTGATCAAGTCGTGCAAAGGGCCTATTGATGTAACATCATTGTTCCATTTTATAACCTGTAGAATGTCCAAGTTCTCACAAGAATAAGATCCAAAAAAGCAGCTGAAAAACTCCATGAAAAAAGCAGTATGAGTGAAGGAAAATGTAAGTGAAACAATAAGggaaagaatgttttttttctttgatggaATCGTGGAAATCTCATCCTTCTTAGTTTAAACTGTACTTCTATGTCCTGCCAACACTTAGGATCTTCCTTGTTAATTTCTTTTCAGTAAACAAATGGCAattttatgttgttgttgttgttgttgttattattattattactactactactactactactactactacataTACCTAATGACAAGTATCGTCCAGATCTTCATTTCCTAATACAGTCAAAGGACCTATATTATATTCCAGAACTAACAGTTGGTTTCAAATatattctatatatatattctatatatatatttctctATATGTAACCTTAAAAACAATGCAgagcacaaaaaagaaaatacataaACTGGAACAAAGACATGAGAGGTAATCATGCACAGATGTGTTAAATTTGTAAACCTTTCCATGAGCTTCCTTggtgttttctttttgcttgtttgttattgtttgtttctgGTTGATTTAGGTATTTATAAATGAAGTAAACAAGTATATCACTCAATTTCAAGTAGCCCATTATTGTTACCGGTAATTGCCTGTATGTAGAGGGATTTCCAGTTGTATTCAAAGACAAATAGAGTTtccataattatttattattattattttgctgtTCTCAAACTGATGTTATGTCAATTTATAACACCCTGAATAATTTCTGCAGgttctcattggataaaactcaTCACCTGATAAAAAAAATCAGGCAATGGTTATCTGGCGATATCTGCCGTCCACTTTGATTTCCATCACCTGATTTTATTTCAGtggaaggaaaaccaagaaaaaagtGAATGGTCGAGCaaaactattaataattattattggtcaaggaaaaccgaaaaaaaaaatacacaaaatatgCCGGAACAATCTACATGCGCTCGACTTGAGAAAATAATTGgaggttataaaataaataaacccgtttccggcttgctggtaatATATTGGAGGGTAATGCCCTCGCCTGAAAGaatgtcctcaaaatttcacagttgccctcaAAGCTTCACTTCTCTCCAAACTGTTCATTTCTCATACAATCTTttagccttgggcattatcctccaatATACCAGCTTCTGAAAGGACTTTATTTACTAAACATACTGACAAGGAGCAGGTCATAACTAACAACCAACAGTCCTGTCAGTTTCTCCATGCCAGGTACATTGACATAACTCTTTCTACTGCATAATCCTGGCTGCTCCAAGAAGTGCTCTCCTCTGGAGCATCTCAGTTTTTATCCAATCCTGTTGTGAAATGGGTTTGTTAATATTTCCAGATATCCTAGTGTAACAAAAGGTAATATAACCTCCACCTTCTTCAATGCTGACAGTCAAGCTGTCTCTTGTTTCTGGTCATGGTAAATCATTGTTATTACTGGGTattgccattattattattatttattattattattattattattattgactacTTATTGTAAGTGACCCCTGCTGCTGGAATTATTATTTAGTTCTGTGAATGAAAggattgcaaataattattgtgaatttaattttttcagtgGATGGAGTACAGGTGGAACCTATGATGAAGAAAGAAACAAGCCCTAATCATCAGGTTTGTCCTTTGTTatctgttttgtttcaattaaatTGATCATTTGATGAGGTGAACAAATAGCCAGTGAAAATTTTTGTCTTACCATGGGGGTTGTATAGAACACTGCTTCCTAACTGAAATTGGCTAAATACAGGTTTCTCATAACATGGGGGAAAACTTCTTCGCAATGCTACATaccattgcttttgttttgataaaatattCTTACTTAAGGATAGTTGTTAATTTTTATTAACAGTCATTAAACGATGGTTCTGAAACAGAATCAAATGGAGATGACACCATGAACAGGTGAGAAAttttgtctctttgttttaCATGTAAAGATAGAAGCTTCtgactttttgtttttaaaagaaattgttgCTCACACAAATTATTCCCTTGCTTATTTTGGTTCAAGTAGCTTTCAGCTGTCACAAtaagaattttttaatttggatcAATATTAAACTTCTCATGAActagaaactgaaaaataaagatGATGAGTTTTTTTGCAACAGGAGTGGCAAACAAATTTTACTGAAGGACTCAATTTTACATTTACATAAATGATTGATAATAGTcttgacataattattattctttttttaatttctatcATCTCTATACTAGGGATGAGGACAGTGGAACAATGAAAGTTCTCAAGGATACAGAAGATGAGAAGCCTCCTCCCCTCCCCCCTAAAACACATGTAAGGATTATTATGTTGTTATCCTAAGTACAAACAAACATGGTTAGTTATTccaaatgccaaaaagttgatTGAAACTGTTTTTTGGAGGAAGTGGCTCACTCCACATATTTATTTGGTTTGAAATTTTCAGCAAAACCGCAATTCCCACTATCAAGTACCGCAGGCAAGTTTAAAGAAACCTTTGCCTCCACCAAAACCAGGACACCTGAAAGTGGCACGTGCAGTTAGTAACCAGGAAGCAAGAGTGACAAAAGTTGAATCAGAAAGAACAAGGAAATACTCAGAGGCAGATGCCCACAGCAGGGTTCCACCTCCAAATGTACCACCACCGGTAAATTGACATCATCATGTAATACTTTTTCAGTGAAATTCCTCTAACAGGTTTGCTGAAGGAATGTAAAATGCAGTGTAAGCTCATTGTGCTAAGAGTACATTTAAATATATTCAAATGAATTCAGAGATGTGAGGTCATTGTTGACCTCTCCTATTTGGTTAAGGGATGGTCCGTAAACAAAATAGCTAATAAAAACAATCACTTTTATTCTATAGTCTCAACAGGAGAACACACTGTAGGACACCCATCTCATTAAAGTTTGAATTTATCAAGAATGTTACAAACCAGATGCTACAAATTTTAATGACTAGCTACTATTTTGTATTCAATCAAATGTTGTATTGTTGCTTTACACAGAAGCTTCCTGTGGGAGGACGTTCATCTGACCCAGGCAAAGTTTCTCCAGCTCGAAAGTCATCTGTGAGTgttacctgttttttttttggagggggggtgggggggctcAAAAACTATTTTGATCAGTATAACTGATAAATTTAACCCTTTTATCTTTTATTGTCATTGTCTTGATATTCAGGTGTGATTCATGAAGAATCATTCTGAGCAATAATTATGTCCAATCTCTTTTGCTTCTGAATTCCCTTCTTCCCAAGTCAATGCACATATGCAATTAAATCCACTTACAATTTAAGTGTCTACTTTTGTAGGTCACCACGTGTTTCTCAAAGATCTTCAATGAGTGTCCGTTGCATATATATTGTACTGGACTGTGGGTAAACCCAAACACAAAAGGTAAGAAAGGAGGGTGTGGGACTTGTTACATTGATGAGACTTTATTGTCTTGACTATGACATGTTATCTAGTCATGAAATACTTTCAACAGCAATTGCAATTAACTCTGAACATTGTATTTTGGCTGTTTTGCTCAGAAAAGCACATCATTGTTGGAGCAGAAGAGGGTGTTTACTCCTTAAATTTTAGTGAGCAGTTACATGAGGCAGAAATGGAACAGGTACTTTGTGAAAgcaaattattgtttaaagttttgaatttttatggTCTTTgtaagtttctttcttttttccagaTTTCTGCAAGACGATGTACATGGTTATCAATTTTTCAAAGTGTGATGGTATCCCTTCAAGGTATCTCTTATGTTTAATTATTTAACTGTCACTTTATTGAAGTCTTAAGCATAGAAAGCAGGTAAAAATTTTAATGGATTCACTGCTAATGTGAAAGACCTTAATTATATTATACATTCATGGATATTAAAGCACAATAAATCagaattaaatgccatttattgttattgctaGATTTATTTTTGTGTCTGTTTTACCAATGAAGCTGCAATTCACTTTGCAGGATCTCCCAGCTGTGTTTACATGCAAAATTTAGATACCCTCCATGACAGGCAGGCATTTTTTCAAACGGTGGCAAGGTAGGAAGAATTGATGTGCCTTACCAGATATGCTCACTTAAACTTTCCATAGGCTTTTTGAACATTATGTCGTTCCTTCATTTTTCACCTCTGAAGAGTAGATCTTAAGATTAGGGTACTGTACATAGTTTTCCAAAATACAATGTGTGGAACCAAATCAATCTCTATTTGTGGAAACTTGTGAAATGACTATCTGATGACCTTGAATGACGGCACCCACCAAAAGTTAGGGTTACGGTTTCCTGTGGTCCTGTTAAATTTCCCAAGCATTAGTTTTCAGTGGTGAACACATTATCTTAATGATCTGTTCTTCAATAGGAATAATAAGATATCTGAAACAAGAAGCTGTTCAAAGTGCTGCATTGGTATGATATTACTTTTTTGGTTACTATGCATGACAATCTTGCTGTTGATCCTTGTTTGCAGAATCaacaattatttcaaattgcttTTCTCTTTGTCTTCAGTAAATAACCCTTACAATAGCCAGACATATCTTTGTGTGGCGATGCCAAAAAGCGTTCTTCTTTATCAGTGGTATGAGCCATGGCACAGGTTCATGAAAGTCCAGGTGCAGTAGAAATTTTGTTCTAAAAGA
Coding sequences:
- the LOC136890270 gene encoding mitogen-activated protein kinase kinase kinase kinase 3-like, producing the protein MSTPLRANISRGNPDKVFDLIEKVGGGTYGDVFKARVIATGELSAVKVVKIEPGDDFELIQQEIAMMQQCQHPNIIQYIGSYLRRDKLWIAMEFCGGGSVQDIYCVTGPCSESQISFICVETLKGLAYLHEKSLMHRDIKGANILLTTQGNIKLADFGIAARISDTLAKRKSFIGTPYWMAPEMAAVERTGGYDLKCDIWAVGITAIELAELQPPMFDLHPMRALYNIGKRSFVPPTLKEKEKWSMEFHNFVKAALTKNPKKRPSADKMLTLPFCCHSLTRAVTQDLLDAYKAKSGKKTNNLGQGEDEDSDDAMIDENVQVLTRIRSKKAAEKLHEKSSMSEGKLDGVQVEPMMKKETSPNHQSLNDGSETESNGDDTMNRDEDSGTMKVLKDTEDEKPPPLPPKTHQNRNSHYQVPQASLKKPLPPPKPGHLKVARAVSNQEARVTKVESERTRKYSEADAHSRVPPPNVPPPKLPVGGRSSDPGKVSPARKSSVTTCFSKIFNECPLHIYCTGLWVNPNTKEKHIIVGAEEGVYSLNFSEQLHEAEMEQISARRCTWLSIFQSVMVSLQGSPSCVYMQNLDTLHDRQAFFQTVARNNKISETRSCSKCCIVNNPYNSQTYLCVAMPKSVLLYQWYEPWHRFMKVQYYDVDIPSPPPLFEPLVLSDLEYPLICVGVKQKPDGDLHFDCVNLNSLSNWFVDSPEGQRIEADTVDHLEKDTVLVAFDKTVRFVNLEGKLKQFRRQLSEIHFDIKPESVVCLQGSVLAFHEHGLQGRSLHSGRVNVEMNDPKRTFRLLGCESIAVVESKPADLPNAPCNLYILASNSRK